One segment of Cryptococcus neoformans var. grubii H99 chromosome 2, complete sequence DNA contains the following:
- a CDS encoding ATP-dependent DNA helicase has translation MLALPPSTPAEKPYTNLVNSTQFARNNFRPTKREWRRTMSPQETPSALQRNLKHHWGYNDFRHPQLEICTDALRGCDLIVVAPTGLGKSLCFQLPAITIEHGVTIVVSPLKALMSDQVKDLTSRGIKAVQLSEYTTLAEHNEVRRQMRMGHPEIRLLYVTPEMLLSDKHRSTFDTAYAQKQIARLVVDEAHVITEWGTSFRGKYRELGKFRERYYDIPITALTASATKEVRYDIIQTLRIRKGYGQWVMPFNRRNLFYEIRYQGRGSIEEEEIEVQKNPLDDIADFIEKYRPEATKRNRENGIFRICVTGIVYCRTTTACEEVAEFLRNRRIKAMPYYKSLSQTVKDQALAGWKDGSIECIVATIAFGMGIDHANVRYIIHYQMPKTFEGYYQETGRAGRDGHISHCILYYSREDAKYLRGLIEQEDAKQKRNARFKSGDTYAETSSQTLNSFKALQHYMERLGRCRHVGICSYFGEKIDDKDPEIKAAYCQSMCDICKYNAKVRKEARHLTEAIPVASVIDRREPTPIPDQNPKPEPLFNHNPQESDDTDTDGPFHDELLDVHGPYPDIFEEGLAGTAPPIFQIADPRSSGSHAGNHQNTPLVPSTNSHVQSSNTISSSMSSKPPSVPLSRTPVLVRDLSSERIAQPIRVREIIHIETGGEPGPQSLANKRRRAGQGSMLSSSPTSSMEFEEIEREREREMDKVKLRKEKERQEVMARERERPVFSSYAQLPGNVKLVQNSEEGTASELKLTREQRMKAERMLNSVKPVRGEGPYACYNAAPPVARFRKVSSASDKAFKPPILKSPNKVRCDLLTRSARDNALLEISNSLKDSLGHGDLARTVLSSWGRSERGSKRITVLQDVARAIERDFAAMSREDPLGFERRITEFRKATKALRSFEVVDAIAQGDIDLFDDGGPEVGHLKSLEKYLRTWKPERSE, from the exons ATGCTCGCGTTGCCTCCCTCAACTCCGGCAGAAAAGCCATATACAAACCTTGTAAACTCTACCCAA TTTGCAAGAAACAACTTTCGGCCAACGAAGcgagaatggagaagaacaatGTCTCCTCAGGAGACACCCTCTGCATTGCAGAGAAATCTAAAGCATC ACTGGGGATATAACGATTTTAGACATCCTCAGCTGGAAATCTGCACAGACGCCTTGAGGGGATGTGATTTGATTGTCGTAGCGCCCACAGGTCTGGGTAAATC ATTGTGTTTTCAATTACCAGCAATTACTATCGAGCACGGCGTCACTATCGTCGTATCACCTCTGAAAGCACTCATGAGCGACCAGGTCAAAGATCTCACCAGTCGAGGCATCAAAGCAGTACAGCTCAGCGAGTACACAACATTAGCTGAACATAACGAGGTGCGGCGGCAAATGCGAATGGGCCATCCGGAAATTCGACTATTGTACGTGACACCCGAAATGCTGTTGAGCGATAAGCACAGGTCGACTTTCGATACAGCTTATGCGCAAAAACAGATCGCAAGGCTTGTTGTGGATGAGGCACATGTCATCACA GAATGGGGGACAAGTTTCCGAGGT AAATATCGTGAGCTTGGGAAATTCCGCGAGCGGTATTATGACATCCCAATCACT GCTCTCACTGCATCGGCAACGAAAGAAGTCCGCTACGACATCATCCAAACTCTCCGAATTCGCAAAGGTTACGGCCAATGGGTTATGCCATTCAATCGTCGGAATCTGTTCTACGAGATCCGATATCAAGGACGAGGCAGTatcgaggaagaagaaatagaAGTACAGAAGAATCCTCTGGATGATATCGCCGATTTCATTGAGAAGTATCGGCCAGAGGCCACGAAAAGAAATCGCGAGAACGGTATCTTCAGAATCTGCGTTACTGGGATCGTATACTGTCGTACAACAACTGCT TGTGAAGAGGTAGCAGAATTTTTACGAAATCGTCGAATAAAAGCTATGCCCTATTACAAGAGTCTTTCACAGACAGTCAAGGACCAAGCGCTTGCCGGATGGAAGGACGGCTCCATAGAGTGTATCGTTGCCACAATCGCGTTTGGAATG GGTATCGATCATGCGAACGTAAGATACATTATACATTATCAGATGCCGAAAACTTTTGAAG GCTATTATCAAGAAACGGGGCGAGCGGGGCGGGATGGCCACATCTCCCATTGTATTTTGTACTATT CTCGAGAAGATGCCAAGTACCTGAGAGGGTTAATAGAGCAGGAAGATGCCAAACAAAAACGGAATGCTCGCTTCAAGTCTGGAGACACATATGCCGAAACATCTTCCCAGACTCTCAACAGTTTCAAAGCT CTACAACATTATATGGAAAGGTTGGGGAGATGCCGGCATGTTGGTATCTGCAGCTACTttggagagaagattgaCGATAAAGATCCCGAAATTAAAGCTGCATATTGCCAATCCATGTGCGAC ATTTGTAAATACAATGCAAAGGTTCGAAAGGAGGCACGGCACCTCACTGAGGCCATTCCAGTCGCATCCGTCATTGATAGAAGAGAGCCGACGCCTATCCCTGACCAAAATCCCAAACCTGAGCCCCTTTTTAATCATAATCCTCAAGAGAGTGATGATACAGATACAGATGGACCTTTCCACGATGAACTTCTAGACGTCCACGGTCCCTACCCCGACATATTTGAGGAAGGCCTAGCAGGTACTGCTCCTCCCATCTTTCAAATCGCCGATCCCAGATCCAGTGGATCTCATGCTGGAAACCACCAAAACACACCACTTGTCCCGTCCACCAATAGTCATGTGCAGTCATCCAATACCATTTCTTCCAGTATGTCTTCCAAACCGCCCAGTGTGCCCTTGTCACGCACGCCCGTACTTGTGCGTGACCTGTCTTCGGAACGTATTGCACAGCCAATACGAGTCAGGGAGATTATACATATTGAGACTGGCGGAGAGCCTGGGCCGCAATCGTTGGCAAATAAGCGTCGCCGGGCGGGTCAAGGATCAATGTTATCAAGCTCGCCCACATCAAGTATGGAATTTGAAGAgattgaaagagaacgagagagggagatggacaAGGTCAAGctgaggaaagagaaggagcggCAGGAGGTTATGGctagagaaagagaaaggccAGTCTTTTCTTCCTACGCGCAGCTACCCGGTAATGTGAAATTGGTCCAAAACTCGGAAGAAGGCACTGCTTCAGAACTGAAGTTGACGAGGGAGCAAAGAATGAAGGCAGAAAGAATGCTGAACAGCGTCAAGCCTGTCAGGGGAGAAGGACCATACGCTTGTTATAATG CTGCGCCGCCTGTGGCGAGATTCAGGAAAGTGTCTTCAGCGTCCGACAAAGCTTTCAAGCCTCCGATACTGAAATCCCCTAATAAAGTTCGATGTGACCTTCTTACT AGATCAGCGCGAGATAATGCACTTTTGGAAATATCTAATTCTCTCAAGGATTCGTTGGGCCATGGTGATTTGGCAAGAACGGTATTGAGCTCTTGGGGAAGATCTGAGAGAGGAAGCAAGCG GATCACAGTTTTGCAAGATGTTGCACGGGCGATAGAACGAGACTTTGCTGCAATGTCACGAGAAGACCCTTTAGGCTTTG AGCGCCGAATAACAGAATTTAGGAAGGCGACTAAAGCTCTTCGTAGCTTTGAGGTCGTCGATGCGATAGCTCAGGGCGATATTGACTTATTTGATGATGGGGGCCCGGAGGTGGGACATCTGAAAAGCTTGGAGAAGTATCTCAGAACATGGAAGCCGGAGCGATCCGAATAG